A genomic region of Mesobacillus jeotgali contains the following coding sequences:
- a CDS encoding FecCD family ABC transporter permease, which produces MINQNSSLSIFARFVAGILILAASFMTAMIFGAADTTVKEIWLAIASNVKTDTITMIREIRLPREVAAIFVGAALSVAGAIMQGLTRNPLADPGLLGLTAGANAALALIMALSPTAGYLAITFACFIGAAVGVVLVFGIGTLKKGGFSPLRIVLAGAAVSAFLFAVAEGIGLYFKISKDVSMWTAGGLMGTSWTQLKIIVPFILIGMLIAFYLSRQLTILSLSEEVAVGLGQKTNLIKLILFIVIVLLAGSSVALVGNMAFIGLMVPHIVRMIVGTDYRFVLPMSALFGASFMLIADTLGRTINAPYETPIYAIISMLGLPFFLFIVRKGGKSFT; this is translated from the coding sequence ATGATCAACCAAAACAGCTCGCTCTCCATTTTTGCCAGGTTTGTTGCCGGTATCCTCATTCTGGCTGCAAGCTTCATGACGGCCATGATCTTTGGAGCAGCAGATACGACCGTCAAGGAGATCTGGCTTGCGATTGCTTCAAACGTTAAAACAGATACAATAACCATGATCAGGGAAATCAGGCTCCCGAGGGAGGTTGCGGCAATTTTCGTGGGTGCTGCCCTTTCTGTTGCTGGTGCGATTATGCAAGGCTTGACGAGAAACCCACTCGCTGACCCCGGATTGCTTGGTTTGACGGCTGGAGCAAATGCAGCACTGGCGCTGATTATGGCGCTAAGCCCGACGGCCGGTTATCTCGCAATCACATTTGCATGTTTTATCGGAGCAGCTGTCGGCGTCGTCCTCGTTTTTGGGATTGGTACCTTGAAGAAGGGCGGATTCTCCCCATTGCGAATCGTCCTGGCTGGGGCCGCGGTCTCCGCCTTTTTGTTCGCGGTAGCCGAGGGAATCGGTCTGTATTTTAAAATCTCAAAAGATGTTTCGATGTGGACAGCAGGGGGCCTGATGGGAACATCATGGACTCAGTTGAAAATCATTGTTCCATTCATCCTGATTGGAATGCTGATTGCTTTTTACTTATCAAGGCAATTGACGATTTTGAGCTTGAGCGAAGAAGTAGCAGTAGGACTTGGCCAGAAGACAAACCTTATTAAATTGATATTATTCATTGTTATTGTTTTACTGGCAGGGTCTTCGGTTGCGCTAGTTGGGAACATGGCCTTTATCGGGCTGATGGTCCCGCATATCGTCAGGATGATCGTCGGTACCGATTATCGATTCGTTTTGCCGATGTCAGCCTTATTCGGGGCGTCGTTCATGCTGATTGCAGATACGCTCGGGCGAACGATCAACGCTCCCTATGAAACACCGATTTATGCGATTATTTCGATGCTCGGACTGCCGTTCTTCCTGTTCATTGTCCGCAAAGGAGGGAAGAGCTTCACATGA